The following coding sequences are from one Lycium ferocissimum isolate CSIRO_LF1 chromosome 3, AGI_CSIRO_Lferr_CH_V1, whole genome shotgun sequence window:
- the LOC132050430 gene encoding protein PLASTID TRANSCRIPTIONALLY ACTIVE 16, chloroplastic, with the protein MAPTLTSNSFLLTTPPHPRLSFKNSRFTVFAKKSGQFPSFRFGKSSADESSNEENQETTSSSDNPFKFDFGKLPDVTSLIPISTNPSSGLAFGRQRAKDPGTVFVAGATGQAGIRIAQTLLREGYSVRAGVSDLGAAQELARLAVSYKVISNDESKRLNAVASTFQDEESIAKAIGNASKVVVTIGKGENGPTTEVTTTDAVQVIEAAQLAGVGHVAIVYDESSPVGSTYNVLDGITSFFNNLFSKSQPLTITEFLQKIVETDLSYTLIKTSLTDDFSPESSYKIVVSAEGSASAGADVYKVAKSQIAKLVADVFSNTAVAENKVVEVSTDPTATSKTVDELFSGIPEDGRRNAYAEALEKLKAEEEARRATEEAKIQEVEAKKLEKQGAKAANIGKEPEETASSATGAGFSFEKFSSQLKSAVEKKEAKGANIEKEAEEKMSSAAGPSVESLLNQVKGLSAGFSIEKFSSQLKSAVEKASEESDVKVATVRGQAKAKKLPAQKAVVKTPPRKPFASKTKEAPEKPAKQTETATEKRKIFGGLFQQETIYVDD; encoded by the exons aTGGCTCCAACTCTTACTTCAAACTCATTTCTACTtacaaccccaccccacccaagATTAtcattcaagaattcaagattcaCTGTGTTTGCAAAGAAATCTGGACAATTCCCATCTTTTCGTTTTGGCAAATCATCAGCTGATGAGTCTTCTAATgaggaaaatcaagaaactacaAGCAGTTCTGACAACCCCTTCAAGTTTGATTTTG GGAAGTTACCTGATGTGACGTCTTTGATACCTATTAGCACCAACCCTTCTTCTGGTTTGGCTTTTGGAAGGCAAAGGGCAAAAGATCCTGGAACAGTGTTTGTTGCTGGTGCAACGGGGCAAGCTGGTATCCGCATTGCACAGACATTGCTTCGTGAAGGTTATAGTGTTAGAGCTGGAGTTTCTGACCTTGGTGCAGCACAAGAACTAGCTCGTTTAGCCGTTAGCTACAAG GTAATCTCTAACGATGAGTCGAAACGCCTGAATGCTGTTGCATCCACATTTCAAGATGAAGAATCAATTGCAAAAGCAATCGGAAATGCTAGCAAAGTTGTGGTTACTATTGGTAAGGGAGAGAACGGTCCCACGACCGAAGTCACCACAACAGATGCTGTGCAAGTTATAGAAGCTGCACAATTAGCTGGTGTCGGGCATGTAGCCATTGTCTATGATGAATCTTCTCCAGTAGGCTCTACCTACAATGTGCTCGATGGAATTACGTCTTTCTTCAACAATCTGTTCTCAAAATCTCAACCGTTGACGATAACGGAGTTTCTGCAGAAGATAGTGGAGACAGATCTAAGCTATACGCTCATAAAAACCAGCTTAACAGATGATTTCTCCCCTGAGAGCTCATACAAAATCGTCGTCTCAGCTGAAGGGAGTGCTAGTGCTGGTGCTGACGTCTATAAA GTGGCGAAGTCTCAGATAGCTAAGCTAGTGGCGGATGTTTTCTCCAACACGGCGGTGGCAGAAAATAAG GTTGTGGAAGTCTCTACTGATCCGACAGCAACATCAAAGACTGTGGATGAACTTTTTAG CGGCATTCCTGAGGATGGTCGGAGAAACGCTTATGCAGAAGCCCTTGAAAAATTGAAAGCTGAGGAAGAAGCTCGACGAGCAACTGAAGAAGCCAAGATACAGGAAGTAGAAGCGAAGAAGCTCGAAAAGCAAGGAGCAAAGGCTGCTAACATTGGAAAAGAACCTGAAGAGACGGCATCATCAGCTACCGGTGCAGGATTTTCATTCGAAAAGTTTAGCTCACAACTCAAATCAGCTgttgaaaagaaagaagcaaaGGGTGCTAACATTGAAAAAGAAGCTGAAGAGAAGATGTCGTCAGCTGCCGGTCCATCTGTTGAAAGCCTATTGAACCAAGTAAAAGGCTTAAGTGCAGGATTTTCAATCGAAAAATTCAGCTCACAACTCAAATCAGCTGTTGAAAAGGCCAGTGAGGAATCGGACGTGAAAGTTGCTACCGTTAGGGGGCAGGCCAAGGCCAAGAAGTTGCCTGCTCAGAAAGCAGTGGTGAAAACGCCTCCAAGGAAACCGTTTGCTTCGAAAACGAAGGAGGCCCCGGAAAAACCAGCTAAACAAACAGAGACTGCAACAGAGAAGAGGAAGATTTTCGGCGGGCTGTTTCAGCAAGAAACCATCTATGTGGATGACTGA
- the LOC132050431 gene encoding uncharacterized protein LOC132050431, translated as MVSTNLISLIRRKIMQLSDVLSGKLCKSLLISGLILYVIYILLSNHPCCRSITMFNNLMRFQVENQDDSPTNISHLVFGITSSSRTWKNRISYVESWWRPNITRGFVFLENLPKELLLWPNSSCPPFKVSEDTSRYKIYDKHPIQQTIRMARVVAETFKMENKSARWYIMADDDTVFFLDNLVEVLSKYDHRKYFYVGMNSETHSSNVIHSFNMAFGGGGYAFSYALVEAMVENLDICIKRYTTFYGGDHILQSCVADLGVSLTQEKGFHQMDLHGDISGFLSAHPQSPLISLHHLDFVDPIFPLMNRAQSLNHFMKVAKGGDQSRLLQQSICYHKPKNWTFSISWGYSIQIYESIFPPSFIQIPLQTFIPWSKMFRPFFVINTRLLSNNPCEAPHMLFFESMKKVSGGNSHLLTNYTRRYPRKLPPCSSSGNHSANHISEIHVLSPMKKLDWVGSRRECCDVIYRAEMSVTEIKLRDCMLDEIIP; from the exons ATGGTTTCCACCAACTTGATTTCTCTTATTCGACGTAAGATTATGCAATTATCCGATGTATTAAGTGGAAAACTATGCAAATCATTGTTAATTTCAGGACTAATCCTCTATGTTATCTACATTTTGCTATCTAACCATCCATGTTGCCGCTCTATCACTATGTTCAATAACTTGATGAGGTTTCAAGTTGAAAATCAAGATGATTCTCCCACCAATATTAGCCATCTAGTATTCGGAATAACAAGCTCGTCTAGAACCTGGAAGAACAGAATATCTTACGTTGAGTCCTGGTGGAGACCAAACATAACACGAGGATTCGTGTTCCTCGAAAATTTACCAAAAGAATTGCTTCTGTGGCCTAATTCTTCTTGTCCTCCTTTTAAGGTCTCGGAAGACACCTCGAGATACAAAATTTACGATAAGCATCCGATCCAACAAACCATACGAATGGCTCGTGTTGTAGCCGAGACATTCAAGATGGAAAATAAGAGTGCAAGGTGGTATATTATGGCTGATGATGACACTGTTTTTTTCCTAGATAATTTGGTTGAGGTATTGTCTAAGTACGACCATAGGAAGTATTTTTATGTTGGGATGAATTCAGAAACTCATTCATCAAATGTTATTCACTCATTTAATATGGCTTTTGGTGGAGGTGGATATGCTTTTAGTTATGCACTTGTGGAGGCAATGGTAGAGAATTTGGACATTTGTATCAAAAGGTATACAACTTTTTATGGAGGTGACCATATTTTGCAGTCATGTGTGGCTGATTTAGGTGTCTCTCTCACTCAAGAAAAGGGCTTCCATCag ATGGACCTGCATGGTGACATATCTGGCTTTCTATCAGCACATCCACAATCTCCTTTAATTTCCCTTCACCACCTTGATTTTGTAGACCCTATATTTCCCTTAATGAACCGTGCTCAATCACTAAACCATTTCATGAAAGTTGCAAAAGGGGGTGACCAATCAAGACTCCTACAACAAAGCATTTGTTATCACAAACCCAAAAATTGGACATTTTCAATATCATGGGGTTACTCTATTCAAATTTATGAGTCCATTTTTCCTCCAAGTTTCATACAAATACCTTTACAAACTTTTATTCCATGGAGCAAAATGTTTAGACCTTTCTTTGTTATTAACACTAGGCTGCTTTCTAATAATCCTTGTGAAGCACCACATATGCTTTTCTTTGAGTCCATGAAGAAAGTGAGCGGTGGAAATTCTCATTTGCTTACAAATTATACAAGGAGATATCCGAGAAAGTTGCCTCCTTGTTCATCAAGTGGCAATCACTCTGCAAATCACATTTCAGAAATCCATGTCCTCTCTCCCATGAAGAAGCTTGATTGG